A DNA window from Calliphora vicina chromosome 1, idCalVici1.1, whole genome shotgun sequence contains the following coding sequences:
- the woc gene encoding zinc finger MYM-type protein 4 isoform X3, translating to MEEISSLDSFQTDEANSSARPESENTQHSYKDVEENTAPGGGGGGAIDTRDDGDATKDSNAPDDEGGANEDDFEQISEGTFEVDENSRATSAGPPPEDGGGKGEEDDGGESRDFEEVDANISGNNPTTVEESDMLGEADNTLPQSGDEDDNAMDMDRRGNNENQEEKEGGDDCDDDSNNKSYDRNDNEQQDESMEPLQQEADEDDRDDGGDRQENSNENKDDGSRDEDIDDGEKDKDVDKDDGKKDNTETAEADDDEPVENVQEPEESDVCLIPDDTESTVTDAEKEQAILARENAEKRSEDKENSSNEKSKEAEEKETSEEHTEAGSYSHEARENNSNENADAEEPLLEEMHSSTNEANSGAKTIIGWIVTATQKCVQCNEEKACGFRFKNPDTSEFEYLCEQGCCSHFMESNTGKYFIRRKKFLIEELPASESRDDDDAEANSHSCLQCREDKTCKYFFKQDDDTFYICNDDCFNLLNAEEPDKFKLKRHSIRVRNIGATTISNDNAKKSGETESRVVARTSGEAEAARLERAASFVRRCADCFSEITLGDKNLIWETMDFCNEICLGKYQRTIGANCQTCHGDVPHPALGKYCVRFGFDVRQFCCAACLNEFKKGLKTCSCCQKDISSGNEGFLAPVGDKEQFKDFCSQSCMRRYDNIANPKKNMRNDICAVCNNDKPVRVEIILEDKEHNFCSNPCFSAFKFVSNIVADQCGMCCKYFERKATESFTIYSEKRAKVFCTRVCLNIYIVLNRRIVSCQWCKVKKYNFDMILKQQDNQEVQMCSLNCLTLYGVSINAFSRTVTKCDNCTNMATPQYHLTMSDASMRNFCTYQCVMQFQSQFARAPLTLESDNPKSSNISSSAHQSSGKSGKGAAPFPTGLPKRVKLKGSSQQTPLHIKLPSKSSASKQKQPTMPVISTVSSLASGETETMIGNVTVRRTRVRGRKAESPTPPAPSVPAVTNNSQQLIRGRPRKSAIIERSLTPSPPRTNNKRGGAGNSNNVVEKIVEKVSVQTETKIVAVPPYPPAVRNVQTSCKPRTTTVGIQSEPETATVGTQTDKDYSNKVLIPVPVPIYLPQPMYMYSAPFPVPVPIPLPIPVPIFIPTTRNSAQGIMKEIKKIQDKMPADPFEAELLMMAEMVAEEKRESDSDSEDEVKPDPAVVSLQYNNSVQQVDVTNNSYGEDVLQMALKMATGDYDQPTSTIDLESAVTANTITNPPPGMVQHDDSMSHMSGHHMQQQHHMMDAQRGARGRKRGAAVVSLVSPRNNRSPVKRQRIEEMEPTPQAQPQPMQPVEKPDANMCLKYTFGVNAWKQWVMTKNADIEKSSMRRRPFKTELLQMTADELNYSLCLFVKEVRKPNGTEYAPDTIYYLVLGIQQYLYENGRIDNIFTDTYYERFTDCLDEVARKFSVLYNDSQYIVTRVEEEHLWECKQLGAHSPHVLLSTLMFFNTKHFNLTTVEEHMQLSFSHIMKHWKRTGQTAKTPGSRNVLLRFYPPQAGLDANPRKKKVYEQQENEENPLRCPVRLYEFYLSKCPESVKTRNDVFYLQPERSCVPDSPVWYSTQALSQEALQKMLHRVKMVKEINIALLTS from the exons atggaGGAAATATCAAGTTTAGATTCATTTCAAACGGACGAAGCAAATTCTTCGGCTCGGCCGGAGTCAGAAAATACGCAACATTCTTATAAAGACGTGGAAGAAAACACAGCTCCCGGAGGTGGTGGTGGAGGGGCTATTGATACCAGAGATGATGGTGATGCTACCAAAGATAGTAACGCACCAGATGATGAAGGTGGGGCAAATGAAGATGATTTTGAACAAATCTCAGAGGGAACGTTTGAAGTAGATGAAAATTCTCGTGCTACATCAGCAGGACCGCCGCCCGAAGATGGCGGAGGAAAAGGTGAGGAGGATGATGGAGGAGAATCGCGAGATTTTGAAGAAGTTGATGCCAATATATCAGGGAATAATCCGACGACTGTCGAAGAATCAGATATGTTGGGAGAGGCTGACAACACTTTGCCCCAGTCTGGTGATGAAGACGACAATGCCATGGATATGGATCGGAGGGGCAATAATGAAAATCAGGAAGAAAAAGAGGGTGGTGATGACTGTGATGATGACTCAAACAATAAATCCTACGATCGTAATGATAATGAACAACAAGATGAGTCTATGGAACCCCTGCAACAAGAAGCTGATGAAGACGATAGAGATGATGGTGGAGATCGACAAGAAAATTCGAATGAAAACAAGGATGATGGAAGTCGCGATGAGGACATCGATGATGGCGAAAAGGATAAAGATGTTGACAAAGACGATGGAAAAAAAGACAATACTGAAACGGCGGAGGCCGATGATGATG AACCTGTTGAGAATGTACAAGAACCAGAAGAATCTGATGTTTGCTTAATACCTGATGACACAGAGTCGACAGTTACGGATGCCGAAAAGGAGCAAGCAATATTAGCACGTGAAAATGCTGAAAAGAGAAGCGAAGACAAAGAAAATAGCTCCAATGAAAAGAGCAAAGAAGCCGAAGAAAAAGAAACCAGTGAAGAACACACTGAGGCTGGCTCATATTCTCACGAAGCGCGTG AGAATAACTCAAATGAGAATGCCGATGCTGAGGAGCCGCTCTTAGAAGAAATGCACTCAAGTACAAACGAAGCCAATAGTGGTGCAAAAACAATTattggttggattgtaaccGCCACTCAAAAGTGCGTGCAATGTAATGAGGAAAAGGCCTGTGGTTTTCGTTTCAAAAATCCGGACACGTCCGAATTTGAGTATTTGTGTGAACAAGGTTGTTGTTCACATTTTATGGAGTCAAATACTGGCAAATACTTTATACGCcgtaaaaagtttttgattgaaGAACTACCGGCGAGCGAAAGCAGGGACGATGACGATGCCGAGGCTAATAGTCATTCATGTTTACAATGTAGAGAGGATAAAACgtgtaaatatttctttaagcaAGATGATGACACCTTTTATATTTGTAACGATGATTGCTTCAATTTACTGAATGCCGAAGAACCagataaatttaaactaaagaGACACTCGATTAGAGTACGGAATATCGGTGCTACAACGATTTCAAACGATAATGCCAAAAAATCTGGCGAAACTGAGTCAAGAGTAGTTGCTCGAACATCGGGTGAAGCCGAAGCTGCCCGTCTGGAAAGAGCAGCTAGTTTTGTGCGCCGCTGTGCTGACTGTTTTTCAGAAATAACTCTGGGTGACAAGAATCTCATATGGGAAACTATggatttttgtaatgaaatttgtttgGGTAAATACCAGCGTACGATTGGAGCCAATTGTCAGACATGCCATGGAGACGTACCCCACCCAGCTTTGGGTAAATATTGCGTACGCTTTGGTTTCGATGTGCGTCAATTCTGTTGTGCAGCTTgcttaaatgaatttaaaaagggTTTAAAAACCTGCTCCTGTTGCCAGAAGGACATTTCCTCCGGCAATGAAGGTTTCTTAGCCCCTGTCGGCGACAAAGAGCAGTTTAAGGATTTCTGTTCACAGTCCTGTATGCGACGCTATGATAATATTGCCAATCCCAAGAAGAACATGCGCAATGATATATGTGCTGTGTGCAATAATGACAAACCGGTTCGAGTTGAAATTATTTTGGAGGACAAAGAACATAATTTCTGTTCAAATCCCTGCTTTTCAGCTTTTAAATTCGTCAGCAATATTGTGGCCGATCAGTGCGGCATGtgttgtaaatattttgaacGTAAAGCTACTGAATCCTTCACCATTTACTCGGAAAAACGTGCAAAAGTATTTTGTACACGTGTCTGCCTTAACATTTACATAGTGCTCAACCGTCGCATCGTCTCCTGTCAGTGGTGtaaagtgaaaaaatataatttcgatATGATTCTTAAGCAACAGGACAATCAGGAAGTTCAAATGTGCTCCTTGAACTGTCTCACACTGTACGGCGTTTCAATTAATGCTTTTTCACGCACTGTCACTAAATGTGATAATTGCACAAATATGGCTACACCCCAATACCATTTGACCATGTCTGATGCATCAATGCGTAATTTTTGTACATATCAATGTGTTATGCAGTTCCAAAGTCAATTTGCTAGAGCTCCGCTTACATTGGAGAGCGATAATCCCAAGTCATCGAATATATCATCGTCTGCTCATCAATCGAGTGGAAAATCGGGCAAGGGAGCAGCACCATTCCCTACAGGTTTGCCGAAACGTGTGAAGTTAAAGGGTAGTTCTCAACAAACACCATTACAT ATAAAATTGCCCAGTAAAAGCTCGGCTTCCAAACAAAAACAGCCAACGATGCCAGTAATATCGACCGTATCGTCATTGGCCAGCGGAGAGACCGAAACAATGATTGGTAATGTTACCGTTAGACGAACTCGAGTACGCGGGCGCAAAGCAGAATCTCCCACTCCTCCAGCGCCATCTGTACCAGCCGTTACAAATAATAGCCAACAATTGATAAGAGGTAGACCACGTAAGAGCGCGATTATTGAGCGTTCCCTAACGCCCTCACCACCCAGAACTAATAACAAACGTGGTGGCGCTGGTAATAGTAATAATGTGGTGGAAAAGATTGTCGAGAAGGTATCAGTGCAAACGGAGACCAAAATTGTGGCCGTACCACCGTATCCGCCTGCTGTTAGAAATGTACAGACCAGTTGTAAACCGCGCACAACTACAGTTGGTATACAATCGGAACCAGAAACTGCTACAGTGGGTACTCAAACGGACAAGGATTACTCAAACAAGGTATTGATACCCGTGCCAGTGCCCATTTATCTGCCACAGCCGATGTACATGTACTCTGCACCCTTCCCAGTGCCAGTTCCTATTCCACTTCCCATTCCCGTTCCTATCTTTATACCTACAACTCGTAACTCGGCACAGGGTattatgaaagaaattaaaaagatCCAAGACAAAATGCCAGCCGATCCATTTGAGGCTGAACTTTTGATGATGGCCGAAATGGTAGCTGAAGAGAAACGGGAATCTGACTCCGATTCGGAGGATGAAGTGAAACCTGATCCTGCTGTTGTATCGTTGCAATACAATAATAGTGTACAACAGGTTGATGTAACCAACAACTCGTATGGCGAAGATGTCTTGCAAATGGCACTTAAAATGGCCACAGGGGATTATGATCAGCCAACAAGTACGATTGATCTGGAATCGGCTGTAACGGCTAATACAATAACAAATCCTCCGCCTGGCATGGTGCAACACGACGATTCCATGAGTCACATGAGCGGTCATCATATGCAGCAGCAACATCACATGATGGATGCTCAAAG AGGCGCTCGTGGCCGCAAACGCGGAGCCGCTGTTGTTTCTTTAGTCTCACCGCGCAACAATCGCTCACCCGTTAAACGCCAACGCATTGAAGAAATGGAACCAACACCACAGGCACAACCACAACCTATGCAACCGGTTGAGAAACCTGACGCCAACATGTGTTTAAAATACACCTTTGGTGTTAATGCCTGGAAACAATGGGTAATGACTAAAAATGCCGACATTGAAAAGAGTTCGATGAGAAGACGTCCATTCAAAACCGAACTACTGCAAATGACTGCAGACGAACTAAATTATTCATTGTGTCTATTCGTCAAGGAAGTAAGAAAACCCAATGGCACCGAATATGCTCCCGATACCATTTACTACTTAGTATTGG gcATTCAACAATATCTTTATGAAAACGGACGTATTGACAACATATTTACGGACACTTATTACGAACGTTTTACGGACTGTCTAGATGAGGTAGCCCGCAAATTTTCAGTACTCTATAATGATTCGC AATATATTGTTACCCGTGTGGAAGAAGAACATTTGTGGGAATGCAAACAATTGGGAGCCCATTCACCGCACGTTTTATTAAGCACTCTTATGTTCtttaatacaaaacatttcaatttaacT ACCGTCGAAGAGCACATGCAATTATCATTTTCACATATTATGAAACATTGGAAGCGTACTGGTCAAACAGCCAAAACACCTGGTTCACGTAATGTCTTATTACGCTTTTATCCACCACAAGCTGGACTTG ATGCCAATCCCCGCAAAAAGAAAGTTTATGAACAGCAAGAAAACGAAGAAAATCCCTTACGTTGTCCAGTTCGTTTATATGAATTCTATTTGTCCAAATG tcCGGAAAGTGTTAAAACTCGTAATGATGTCTTCTATTTGCAACCAGAACGTTCTTGTGTACCCGATTCACCAGTATGGTACTCCACACAGGCTCTCAGTCAAGAGGCATTACAGAAAATGTTGCATCGTGTAAAAATGGTTAAGGAAATTAATATAGCGCTATTGACAAGTTAA